The proteins below come from a single Saccharopolyspora sp. SCSIO 74807 genomic window:
- a CDS encoding TrkA family potassium uptake protein codes for MRIAIAGAGAVGQSIARELLEGDHRVMLLERSSRNYLPRDIPDAEWVLADACELASLEESGLQSCDVVIAATGDDKVNLVVSLLAKTEFAVRRVVARVNDPRNEWLFTEAWGVDVAVSTPRMLAAMVEEAVNVGDLVRLMTLRQGQANLVEITLPDSTPLAGRRVRDLALPSDAALVTILRGGRVIVPQPDDPVEAGDEMLFVATADVEHKIRDAVHVGEGLQN; via the coding sequence ATGCGCATCGCGATCGCAGGCGCGGGCGCGGTCGGCCAGTCCATCGCCCGCGAGCTGCTCGAAGGCGACCACCGGGTGATGCTGCTCGAACGCAGCTCCCGCAACTACCTGCCGCGGGACATCCCGGACGCGGAGTGGGTGCTCGCCGACGCCTGCGAACTGGCCTCGCTGGAGGAGTCCGGGCTGCAGTCCTGCGACGTGGTCATCGCCGCCACCGGCGACGACAAGGTCAACCTCGTGGTCTCGCTGCTGGCCAAGACCGAGTTCGCGGTCCGCCGCGTGGTCGCCCGGGTCAACGACCCGCGCAACGAGTGGCTGTTCACCGAGGCCTGGGGCGTGGACGTCGCGGTTTCCACGCCGCGGATGCTCGCGGCGATGGTCGAGGAAGCGGTCAACGTCGGTGACCTGGTGCGGCTGATGACCCTGCGGCAGGGCCAGGCGAACCTGGTGGAGATCACGCTGCCGGACAGCACGCCGCTGGCAGGCCGCCGCGTGCGGGACCTGGCACTGCCCTCGGACGCCGCGCTGGTGACGATCCTCCGCGGCGGGCGGGTGATCGTCCCGCAGCCGGACGACCCGGTGGAAGCCGGGGACGAGATGCTGTTCGTGGCAACCGCGGACGTGGAGCACAAGATCCGGGACGCGGTGCACGTCGGCGAGGGCTTGCAGAACTGA
- a CDS encoding TrkA family potassium uptake protein: protein MHVVILGCGRVGSSLATALQRLDHTVAVVDKDDQSFHRLGKDFTGLQVTGNGFDRDVLIEAGIEGAAAFAAVSNGDNSNIVAARVARETFGVEHVVARIYDPKRAEVYQRLGIPTVATVPWTTDRFLRMLLPEGVATAWREPSGTVAVLQLPLHEDWVGHRIPELENTIGARVAFVMRFGNGVLPEPRTVIQADDTIYVAALSGTVTDVTAAALRAPDEEGH, encoded by the coding sequence GTGCACGTCGTGATCCTGGGCTGCGGCCGGGTCGGGTCTTCCCTGGCCACGGCCCTGCAGCGGCTCGACCACACCGTCGCGGTGGTGGACAAGGACGACCAGTCGTTCCACCGGCTGGGCAAGGACTTCACCGGCTTGCAGGTCACCGGCAACGGTTTCGACCGGGACGTGCTGATCGAGGCGGGCATCGAGGGGGCGGCGGCATTCGCCGCGGTCTCCAACGGCGACAACTCCAACATCGTGGCCGCCCGGGTGGCGCGGGAGACCTTCGGCGTGGAGCACGTCGTGGCCCGCATCTACGACCCCAAGCGCGCCGAGGTCTACCAGCGCCTGGGCATCCCCACCGTGGCCACCGTGCCGTGGACCACCGACCGGTTCCTGCGGATGCTGCTGCCGGAGGGCGTGGCCACGGCGTGGCGCGAACCGTCCGGCACGGTCGCGGTGCTGCAACTACCGCTGCACGAAGACTGGGTGGGCCACCGGATCCCGGAGCTGGAGAACACCATCGGCGCTCGCGTGGCATTCGTCATGCGCTTCGGCAACGGCGTGCTGCCGGAGCCGCGCACGGTCATCCAGGCCGACGACACGATCTACGTCGCGGCGCTGTCCGGGACCGTCACCGACGTCACCGCCGCCGCACTGCGCGCACCCGACGAGGAGGGCCACTGA